ttcttttagGTCATGGCAATTGTTAGGTTAATTTTGGTTAGGGATTATAAGGGTTTGTGATTATGGAAATtgatggttttcctatgttttaggAATTTGTGGATGATATTTTTAGAGGGGTGAGTTtgtgaataagaaaaagaaaagaaagaaaacattttGTTTTGTGAAATTTGAAACTTAATTAAGTACTCTTTGTCTTGGTTTCCTCTAATGATGTTCCGTTATCTGCATTGAGATTGATTAATTTAGATTCTCGTCGTGTAAGGTCTATTTAAAGGGAATAGCACTCTccaagaggattttttttttttttaatatatatataggcCTGAAACTGAGGTTTCTAATTAACGGTGAAGGGATCCTATTCATTCTCCATAATCCTTGTTGGTGAACCTTAATTACTCTGATGAAATGAAATTCTTTTTTAATGGGAGAATAGCATTTTTGGTTCCTCAATGATTGGCAATATTTTAATTTGACCATTCTTGTAATATACCGTATGATTCTAACACATTTGCCgttatttttttgaatccctaCGTAGGAAAATGTCGCACATGgactttttttttaaagtatattACCCTTATACAAGTAACAATACAAATTTAACATAACGATTGACAATTCTAAACATTTGTGAATATTCATCAAGGATCAAAATTGAATATTTCAAGAATTGAAGGTTAAATCATGTGCTTAGtccatacaaaaataatttaccaGTAATTGAAGGATTAAAATTACTATTAATCCCTCTTTTGATTTTACACTCATTGTTTTACAGTTGGAAAATATGTTTCTCTTTTGATTTTACATTCTTGTTTTGCAGTTAGAATATCTTCAAAAAGAAAGGTGAAATCCCAATAGTGGATACCGTGGAAACAACCTATAATAGACCTTTAATTTGTGTTCCTACCGTTCCTCGAATCTTGCATTTTGCGGAAGGTTTAGTGCACCAAACTGCCGATTGGGAATATTCCAAATAAAGTATAGGTTAGTGCCAATCCCTATTACCTAGTAATAATAAATACCATTAACAAATAGACAAGGAGCTTATCTTCACTGATCCGAGATGTAGACAAAACAATAAGCCAAATCTTCATCTAATAAATTTCATCCTTtgtgcttttctttttctttttatacaaGTGGtcattttgaatgaaaaaaatgaacaCTATCAGATAAGAAAAGCACCAAATGTTTTTCTTAATTTGCCAGTGGAAAGAAACACTtcgaattttttttaaaaaacactcCATAATCATTTTGGAGTCTAACTAAATTTGGATTTGTGTATTGCAAGGCCTATTTCTGGGACGACACTCCCAACATGATTTTTACTATTCCTAGAGCTCGAACCGGGACCAGTAATTTACCGGTGTAGTGTAGCTTTACTTTTATTACATTATGTTTTTTCTTGCTCCTTTTTATCTTGTCTCATGGACAATCCACTATTGGCTTTTAACTTAATCAATCATTCCATCAAGTTGTAATAAAAACGCAGCCCTAAAAACAGTTGTTTTTTCGAACAGTATCTAATCACTATCTTCTCTTTTTTAACTAATGCAAGCAGCCGTAATATTACTATTATATCTCGTCTCAATCTAAACAAAAGGGGACCTCCACTTGTGTATAGCTTACGTAATTTCAAGAACTTTATGATTATCAGAGTGTATATAATATCAAAACCTGGGGCATTTTTCTACTATAAAAAAGGAAGTTTATTGGGGTAAAAAATCCCAAGAAGCACACAAATCGGAAAAAAAAATGGCTACTTCATATTGGTTCATGTTTTCCTTGTTAAGTGTCTTGTCTTTTTTTGCTTCTTGTACTTCTAATTCTATTCCATATGCTGGTTCTAATCAGCTCAAATTTTGGAAAGAAAATGTTGTCAATGAAATGCCTCTAGCTCTTGTTTCTAAATTGTCTCCAATGAACAAGATTGACTCTGAATACTACACTTCATTAGTGTCCAAAAAGACATTTTGTTTTGATGCCCAAAGTTGCTTGGTTGCTGATATGTTTTGTACTTCTCAGACAGATGCCCTAGGTGCTCTTCTTGCTAGTTTCAAAATCCCTGATCAAGCCAAGTACTATGCGACCGGAATCCCTGACCAAGCCAAGTACTATGCAACCAGAATCCCTGATCAAGCCAAGTACTATCCTTCAAAAATCCCTGACCAAGCCAAGTACTACGCGACCGGAATCCCTGATCAAGCCAAGTACTATCCTTCAAAAATCCCAGACCAAGCCAAGTACTACGCGACCAGAATCCCTGACCAAGCCAAGTACTATCCTTCCAAAATCCCGGACCAAGCCAAGTACTACGCGACCAGAATCCCTGATCAAGCCAAGTACTATCCTTCAAAAATCCCGGACCAAGCCAAGTACTACGCGACCAGAATCCTTGATCAAGCCAAGTACTATCCTTCCAAAATCCCTGACCAAGCGAAGTACTACGCGACCAGAATCCCTGATCAAGCCAAGTACTATCCTTCCAAAATCCCTGACCAAGCCAAGTACTACGCAACTTCACACTCTAATCATCACCTCGGAGAAGTCTCTTTCTTCAGAGTCTCTATCCTCAAACCTGGAAACACAGTCCACCTTGACAACTTAGAGAACCCCTTCCCTCACCGCTCATTTCTTCCTTCTCAAATTGCCTCAAAGATTCCCATCAACTCAAACCACCTCCAACATTTATTCCCTGAGACTTTCTCCTCCCCATTCACAAAAGACACCACTCAAACTACCATTCAAAGTTGCAATGCACCTAATTTAAAAGGAGAAGTTAAAAAATGTGCAAAATCCTTAGAAGAAATGATAGAGTTCTCAAAGACTATCTTGAAAAAAAATCACCTAACTGCATTGACAACAAAAAGCACAGAAGGGTCAGGAAAGAAACTTAAAATcgataaatttcataaaattaatgcCCAAAAGAGTGTCTCATGCCATGAGATTTTCCTTCCTTTTGCTACTTATATTTGCCATTTGCTCTCTTCAACTAATATTTATTCTGTGGACTTAGTTGATTTAAAGACTGATGCTCATGTCAATACAGCATTGGTTGTTTGTCATATGGATACTTCTTCATGGCCGGCTGATCATGCAGCTttcaaaatgttgaatttttcacCAGGGAAAGGAGAGGCCTGTCACTGGATGTCACAATCTGATCTTATTTGGGTTGGAGATGATGTGCATGCATAAAAAAATGTGCATGGATGATGCCTTTTATTTAAGCTTTGCGTTCCCGTAAAAGGGGATTGTctgttttcctttttttgtgtGCGTTTTAGGTATAGCAAGGTAGGGGTATATTGTAAGGGAAAAATAAGTCCCtacctttctttccttttcttgtgGGAGTGTCTTTGTTATTCAGTGTAGTGTCTGTTAGAAAAATGATATTTCCCTTGGTCTTTTTGTGTCAATTTTAATTAACTTTCGGGATGAATTTAGAATTAGATTAagttttactatttattaatgtATTTGATATATGGCACTCCTAGAGAATAATCTTTCAACCAGCACATGTAAAAATGTTGGAAGTTGGTCTGGTAAAACCAACTTCAGTTATCCACATAAGGTGTAGACTAGTTGCCAATGAAGTGATTGAGAATCACGAGGTCTCAACTCTCTAATTCAAATCTTTTCTTCAGTAGAGCCCAAAAAACATTTGGCAATTTTTGCCTCAATAGACAGATTGTACTTATTATTGATAGAAGGTGCTACGTATCCCGTGAAATTATTTAAGATGCGCAAAAGCTTAGCCcaaaaaaacaacttcaattgcAAATAAGAAGTTTGTTTGCGTTCAAATAGTCTATAGATACGCTTTGGCAAGATCAAACTCCACACATGTAATGTTGGAAGTTTGCTTGCTTTCAAATTATCTCAAATTAGCCTTTGACGAACCAAACTTTCATATACATATAAAACTTCATACTTCTGCGCACAAAGTTATTTTAAAGTGCTAAAATTGCAAAACTTTTATAACTTAGGCTGTATCTTAAAAAAAGGGGCTATCTGTGCAATTCCCCGGAACTGGATCTCCTCTTTATGGGCTGGATAAGTGGATATGGTTGCATCGACGATCCGACCCGTAAATTTTCCGGGTCAAATAATTAGGTACCCAAAACTTCTGATATCaccatgcacaatatctaaaacGGAAATTACACAGAATagccaaaaaaatccaaaatttactTACAGTAATGGGGCTCTCAGCTTCAAAGCGAGTTAGCAACTCACTCAAAAACTCATCCGAGTTCAACTCAGCATGCGACTCAGTCTACAACAATTGTCTCTCCCTGTCACAACACGCTTTCCCCGGAGTAAAACCCTACCAGCTCTTCTCCGCCGTAGAAAACCTCCACGCGCTTCTCTATCCCTCCGTCCCTCTAATTACGAATTGGGTCAAATCTCCTCCGACCCGATTACAAATCGATAAGGCCTGGAAAATCGTGTCCACGCGCCGGTCCGGAGGGAAGGAAGGGGAATATGTGCTTGGGGAGAATGAGTTTAAGGAGTTTGCGGTGGAGGTGTTTGCGGATGCTGTAGTTGACTGTGCAGAGAAAGAGATGCTGAAGCGGATTCCGGTTGGTGTTTTGGGGATTGCTGGTGTTGGTGTGGTGGTGAAGCCTGGGAAAGAGTTGATTGCGGCGGCGATTGCTGCTTACGCGCTTGGTGTTGCGACGTCCGTATACGTCAACTTGGCTTGAACgtacgttttttttttttcttttttttaacatTTACAGAAgcgaataatttattttttttttatttgcaatGTGTACATTTTAAATACTCATTTCATCTCTCTAGatgagattaatttaatattttaaaattaaaattaaatatttaaaagctTATATGAAAAATACAATAAACTACAATTTTTGCTtatatcaatattatgataaaaaaaattacatcttACAATATTTGatcaaaattcatataatttaatTCTCACTACACTTCTTTGAGGGTTACCTCACTACACTTCTTTGAGGGTTACAGTAGATAAGTAAGTTTTGTTAACAAATTTGTTTAAGTTAAAAGCACAGATTAGTTATtgggaaaatttcaaaaatagcaataataggatcttaattgtaacttttatagcaacagtttcataattatgaaaaataacaaattatattttttatttaagtaaactgttgttATACaaactcaaattagttgagttaaataaggaataattatttcatttaattaaattttcataaattaatattatttaaattagtaaatttcttttacaaatcaaacttaaatatgaatattattattttcatgatcttcaaaatttcaaaatatcattcttttatatttctaactattttttcttattaattttttattttttatctttcttttttaatttatttttttttcattttttttctttttactttattttttctctcctacttcttttctttttttcctttatggtttatttatttattttttcctttttttgcttttttttcttttctcatattttttcgttttcttctttttcGCTTTTGTTTTTGCACTTctatctctagtttctatttctctttctttttttttctttttcactgcttttttcttgaatttttatttttcatttttgttttttctattttttttcttttttcttttactcatatatctctatcttttatttttaaaagacaaatatctatatcatatatatatattcagaaaatatacaaaataaatagacatacagatctgaaTACGTATTTATGAtgaaaaacatacatatatatctacatatgtatttacaaaaatacatatctgactcacattatatataaacatataagacgcaaaatctttataacaaaaataacaattatatacatatatatataggtagtaaaaaaatacatgatacatattttaaacaattaaagaagacaaataagtacatatattatatagtatgtacagttcaaagacaaattcaacaccttataaaatacatatagctctgcatatgtatttacagaatgcataatattcttattttttatgagTCATCTTTGTATTTcccaaatacatatgaagatatatagtatagttatgtttgttactgtttaatatgaatatgatatgtatttcgtaaataatatgttttatactgtaaatacatattcagatctgtatgactatgtattttgtatgtttttttttaatatgtgtatgtcatatacatatttgtcttttcaaaataaaagttaaagatgaaagagtaaaaaaaataaaaaaatatataaaaagaaaaaaatgaaaaaagagaagtgaaatagaaaaaagaaaaaaaaaagagaaatagaagtgtaaaaataaaagaaaaaaataaaataaaatagaaaaaaacaaaaatagaaaaagatatgagaaaggaaaaaaaacgaaaaaaggaaaaaaagagaaatagaagagaacaaataaagtgaaaagaaaaaaatgaaaaagaaaaagaaatcaaaataaaaaaataagttgcaaaaaagctaacaagaaaaaaaaaaagagtgaaagagatgttttattttaaaatcttgaagaTTATGGAAATAATTATCTTTaaatctgaaaaagaaaaaaaatagaagagaaaataaagtaaaaataaaaaaaaataaaaataaaataaaatgataaaaaaaataagatgaaaaaaaaaagataaaagatatgactatatttgagaaggtgaaatagtggagtgaaaataggaaaatgtaaagtagtgagagtaaaataTGCACTTggctagttaatgagtaaaataatgttattcttattataaactgtaattttacagtGTTGTAATTTATTGTGATTATAATTTTAAGTAGGatactttctctaattttttcttaGGTATATTACACTATTGTAACCCATAATAAGAGACAGGAAGCAACTATAATATCCCTGTTTAGCTTTAACTAGATGATTAGACTAATTATCTCTATTCCATTATCACATGGAGATATTTAAGCGATGATAACTCATTTCGTGAAAAAGAAAATGACGTGTTACTATAAGTGCCTAAACATGTAGAAGATGACGTAGATGGGAGTATGGATTATTGCTCTAACGTCCATTAGATTAGGATGATCTCCTTAATTGCACTGTCGTTAGGTTAATTGATTATGATACCTAACTTTAGTTAGTGGTAACCATCAAAATACGAAAGACGAAATAAATACGAAAACTTAAAAAACGACAaaatcaaaattacaaaaaataaagataaataaattgatCAACGTGGGTTGTGGTGTAGTTGATGGGGCTGTTtcatccttaatcagaggtcgagagTTTGACCCTGGGTacggagaaaactctgttgggagcatgccaccttaatgggccctgcaacgcgcgatccagattagtcggggctccaatgcgaaCATCAAACACCggatggaaaacaaaaaaaaaaaaaattaatagagatagacagatagacacaAGAAGATATAAGAAAGAGCAGTTGAAAAATGTATCATATTCTAAGACCTTCATTTCAAATATATTCAAACACCTCTCTCTTTTGTAAATCACTAGGGAATCTAATTCCCAAGTAACTCACGTTTCGAAACGATTGTTCAACACAAGCTATTTCTAGTTCACACCCTCACAAGAGTATTCATACTAATatccaaaaactaaggaaaaaataagGAATGAAATTACTATTTATAATCATGGGTTATTTATTACATATATGGACTTAAAAGTGACCCAATTCAACAAAGTGGAGCAAGTTGGCCGCTTTGGCCTACATGCCCACACAGATGGTCATCTATTGGCGCAGGTCAGGGGCGCAAGTACCGTCTGTGGGCGCAGGTGACTTCTCAGCAGGGACGAAGCTACAGCCACCGAAGGATGGTCAAATGAACACCCTTCGTCGAAAATTTTTTTTgagtatatacgttaaatatagatatttatggttatatacatattgttgaacACTCTTGACAAGCTAAAGAAGCATAACCTATTGGTCAAGGGTGTGCAAATATGCAGCAACAACCTGGGTTCAATTCCTGGTGGGAGCAGCAacgtttttttttatttttttgaacacCCTTAACCTAAactctggctccgccactgcttcTCAGGTCACTCCAGAATGTCTCTGAGCTTCTTTTGACCCTCCAACGACCTCTTCAATGCCCTCGATTCTTCTTGAATACATTGGGCAACACACAACTATCATTAAATAGTATCAAGATGGTTTGAAATACATCTAACTTCATCAATAATCCTTGAAGTGTTTGTAGTTCCCTGACTTGATAAATCAAGCCTTCCAGAATATTGAGGATCATACAAGTTCTATTCACTCCTTCTAGTCTATTATTATTCATTGGAATAGACATGTTTTTGGTAACATCCattctagaaaaaaaaatcttttatcaAGACTAGTTGGGATATAAAAGAGCCCTCACTATTCTACTAGTTCTTTCCTCCATAATCTTGAGGATTCTTTGACTAATCAGTATAAGGAAGTCCTTAGATTAGAATGCAAATTCTAGAAAGTCAAATCTAGGGTTAATTGGCTCACTGAAGGCGATGCTAATACTAGATTCTTCCATACTTCTACTCTTAACAGAAGAAGGAAGAATAATATCAATGCCCTGAAGGATGACCTGGGTAACTGGATGTNNNNNNNNNNNNNNNNNNNNNNNNNNNNNNNNNNNNNNNNNNNNNNNNNNNNNNNNNNNNNNNNNNNNNNNNNNNNNNNNNNNNNNNNNNNNNNNNNNNNNNNNNNNNNNNNNNNNNNNNNNNNNNNNNNNNNNNNNNNNNNNNNNNNNNNNNNNNNNNNNNNNNNNNNNNNNNNNNNNNNNNNNNNNNNNNNNNNNNNNNNNNNNNNNNNNNNNNNNNNNNNNNNNNNNNNNNNNNNNNNNNNNNNNNNNNNNNNNNNNNNNNNNNNNNNNNNNNNNNNNNNNNNNNNNNNNNNNNNNNNNNNNNNNNNNNNNNNNNNNNNNNNNNNNNNNNNNNNNNNNNNNNNNNNNNNNNNNNNNNNNNNNNNNNNNNNNNNNNNNNNNNNNNNNNNNNNNNNNNNNNNNNNNNNNNNNNNNNNNNNNNNNNNNNNNNNNNNNNNNNNNNNNNNNNNNNNNNNNNNNNNNNNNNNNNNNNNNNNNNNNNNNNNNNNNNNNNNNNNNNNNNNNNNNNNNNNNNNNNNNNNNNNNNNNNNNNNNNNNNNNNNNNNNNNNNNNNNNNNNNNNNNNNNNNNNNNNNNNNNNNNNNNNNNNNNNNNNNNNNNNNNNNNNNNNNNNNNNNNNNNNNNNNNNNNNNNNNNNNNNNNNNNNNNNNNNNNNNNNNNNNNNNNNNNNNNNNNNNNNNNNNNNNNNNNNNNNNNNNNNNNNNNNNNNNNNNNNNNNNNNNNNNNNNNNNNNNNNNNNNNNNNNNNNNNNNNNNNNNNNNNNNNNNNNNNNNNNNNNNNNNNNNNNNNNNNNNNNNNNNNNNNNNNNNNNNNNNNNNNNNNNNNNNNNNNNNNNNNNNNNNNNNNNNNNNNNNNNNNNNNNNNNNNNNNNNNNNNNNNNNNNNNNNNNNNNNNNNNNNNNNNNNNNNNNNNNNNNNNNNNNNNNNNNNNNNNNNNNNNNNNNNNNNNNNNNNNNNNNNNNNNNNNNNNNNNNNNNNNNNNNNNNNNNNNNNNNNNNNNNNNNNNNNNNNNNNNNNNNNNNNNNNNNNNNNNNNNNNNNNNNNNNNNNNNNNNNNNNNNNNNNNNNNNNNNNNNNNNNNNNNNNNNNNNNNNNNNNNNNNNNNNNNNNNNNNNNNNNNNNNNNNNNNNNNNNNNNNNNNNNNNNNNNNNNNNNNNNNNNNNNNNNNNNNNNNNNNNNNNNNNNNNNNNNNNNNNNNNNNNNNNNNNNNNNNNNNNNNNNNNNNNNNNNNNNNNNNNNNNNNNNNNNNNNNNNNNNNNNNNNNNNNNNNNNNNNNNNNNNNNNNNNNNNNNNNNNNNNNNNNNNNNNNNNNNNNNNNNNNNNNNNNNNNNNNNNNNNNNNNNNNNNNNNNNNNNNNNNNNNNNNNNNNNNNNNNNNNNNNNNNNNNNNNNNNNNNNNNNNNNNNNNNNNNNNNNNNNNNNNNNNNNNNNNNNNNNNNNNNNNNNNNNNNNNNNNNNNNNNNNNNNNNNNNNNNNNNNNNNNNNNNNNNNNNNNNNNNNNNNNNNNNNNNNNNNNNNNNNNNNNNNNNNNNNNNNNNNNNNNNNNNNNNNNN
The Capsicum annuum cultivar UCD-10X-F1 chromosome 6, UCD10Xv1.1, whole genome shotgun sequence DNA segment above includes these coding regions:
- the LOC107873868 gene encoding uncharacterized protein LOC107873868; translation: MGLSASKRVSNSLKNSSEFNSACDSVYNNCLSLSQHAFPGVKPYQLFSAVENLHALLYPSVPLITNWVKSPPTRLQIDKAWKIVSTRRSGGKEGEYVLGENEFKEFAVEVFADAVVDCAEKEMLKRIPVGVLGIAGVGVVVKPGKELIAAAIAAYALGVATSVYVNLA